A stretch of the Lactuca sativa cultivar Salinas chromosome 9, Lsat_Salinas_v11, whole genome shotgun sequence genome encodes the following:
- the LOC111884534 gene encoding CST complex subunit STN1 isoform X2: MEDLHNTYVKLLAFDFLSLTPSSSQPNAVFRRGTLLVSRAETLGVVTCREHKPDIFLRFTIDDGTGCIPCVLWLNQLTSPYHSRRSPPDVRLIAESARNFATLIQIGVSARVRGKVTIYRGKLQLTVSDVFVERDPNAETLHWLQCVRLARKCYDIVPLSLPPITRKAND; this comes from the coding sequence ATGGAAGATCTGCACAACACTTACGTAAAGCTGCTGGCTTTCGATTTCCTATCACTAACGCCGTCGTCTTCACAACCCAACGCCGTCTTCCGTAGAGGCACCCTCCTTGTTTCTCGTGCCGAAACCCTAGGCGTGGTTACTTGCCGAGAGCACAAACCCGACATATTCCTTAGATTCACCATCGATGATGGCACAGGGTGCATCCCCTGCGTTCTTTGGCTCAACCAACTCACCTCCCCCTATCATTCCCGCCGTAGCCCACCGGATGTTAGATTAATTGCTGAATCCGCTCGCAATTTCGCAACCCTAATCCAAATTGGGGTTTCAGCTCGAGTGCGAGGCAAGGTTACGATTTACAGAGGTAAACTCCAACTTACTGTTTCTGATGTTTTTGTTGAAAGAGACCCTAATGCTGAGACTCTCCATTGGTTACAATGTGTTCGTTTGGCTCGAAAATGCTACGATATTGTACCCCTTTCACTACCACCCATTACAAGAAAAGCTAACGATTGA
- the LOC111884534 gene encoding CST complex subunit STN1 isoform X5 produces the protein MEDLHNTYVKLLAFDFLSLTPSSSQPNAVFRRGTLLVSRAETLGVVTCREHKPDIFLRFTIDDGTGCIPCVLWLNQLTSPYHSRRSPPDVRLIAESARNFATLIQIGVSARVRGKVTIYRGHP, from the coding sequence ATGGAAGATCTGCACAACACTTACGTAAAGCTGCTGGCTTTCGATTTCCTATCACTAACGCCGTCGTCTTCACAACCCAACGCCGTCTTCCGTAGAGGCACCCTCCTTGTTTCTCGTGCCGAAACCCTAGGCGTGGTTACTTGCCGAGAGCACAAACCCGACATATTCCTTAGATTCACCATCGATGATGGCACAGGGTGCATCCCCTGCGTTCTTTGGCTCAACCAACTCACCTCCCCCTATCATTCCCGCCGTAGCCCACCGGATGTTAGATTAATTGCTGAATCCGCTCGCAATTTCGCAACCCTAATCCAAATTGGGGTTTCAGCTCGAGTGCGAGGCAAGGTTACGATTTACAGAG
- the LOC111884534 gene encoding CST complex subunit STN1 isoform X3, producing the protein MEDLHNTYVKLLAFDFLSLTPSSSQPNAVFRRGTLLVSRAETLGVVTCREHKPDIFLRFTIDDGTGCIPCVLWLNQLTSPYHSRRSPPDVRLIAESARNFATLIQIGVSARVRGKVTIYRGVGMF; encoded by the exons ATGGAAGATCTGCACAACACTTACGTAAAGCTGCTGGCTTTCGATTTCCTATCACTAACGCCGTCGTCTTCACAACCCAACGCCGTCTTCCGTAGAGGCACCCTCCTTGTTTCTCGTGCCGAAACCCTAGGCGTGGTTACTTGCCGAGAGCACAAACCCGACATATTCCTTAGATTCACCATCGATGATGGCACAGGGTGCATCCCCTGCGTTCTTTGGCTCAACCAACTCACCTCCCCCTATCATTCCCGCCGTAGCCCACCGGATGTTAGATTAATTGCTGAATCCGCTCGCAATTTCGCAACCCTAATCCAAATTGGGGTTTCAGCTCGAGTGCGAGGCAAGGTTACGATTTACAGAG gcgttggaatgttctga
- the LOC111884534 gene encoding CST complex subunit STN1 isoform X4, with translation MEDLHNTYVKLLAFDFLSLTPSSSQPNAVFRRGTLLVSRAETLGVVTCREHKPDIFLRFTIDDGTGCIPCVLWLNQLTSPYHSRRSPPDVRLIAESARNFATLIQIGVSARVRGKVTIYRGTKEK, from the coding sequence ATGGAAGATCTGCACAACACTTACGTAAAGCTGCTGGCTTTCGATTTCCTATCACTAACGCCGTCGTCTTCACAACCCAACGCCGTCTTCCGTAGAGGCACCCTCCTTGTTTCTCGTGCCGAAACCCTAGGCGTGGTTACTTGCCGAGAGCACAAACCCGACATATTCCTTAGATTCACCATCGATGATGGCACAGGGTGCATCCCCTGCGTTCTTTGGCTCAACCAACTCACCTCCCCCTATCATTCCCGCCGTAGCCCACCGGATGTTAGATTAATTGCTGAATCCGCTCGCAATTTCGCAACCCTAATCCAAATTGGGGTTTCAGCTCGAGTGCGAGGCAAGGTTACGATTTACAGAG
- the LOC111884534 gene encoding CST complex subunit STN1 isoform X6 — protein MEDLHNTYVKLLAFDFLSLTPSSSQPNAVFRRGTLLVSRAETLGVVTCREHKPDIFLRFTIDDGTGCIPCVLWLNQLTSPYHSRRSPPDVRLIAESARNFATLIQIGVSARVRGKVTIYRGG, from the exons ATGGAAGATCTGCACAACACTTACGTAAAGCTGCTGGCTTTCGATTTCCTATCACTAACGCCGTCGTCTTCACAACCCAACGCCGTCTTCCGTAGAGGCACCCTCCTTGTTTCTCGTGCCGAAACCCTAGGCGTGGTTACTTGCCGAGAGCACAAACCCGACATATTCCTTAGATTCACCATCGATGATGGCACAGGGTGCATCCCCTGCGTTCTTTGGCTCAACCAACTCACCTCCCCCTATCATTCCCGCCGTAGCCCACCGGATGTTAGATTAATTGCTGAATCCGCTCGCAATTTCGCAACCCTAATCCAAATTGGGGTTTCAGCTCGAGTGCGAGGCAAGGTTACGATTTACAGAG GAGGGTAA